One Hyla sarda isolate aHylSar1 unplaced genomic scaffold, aHylSar1.hap1 scaffold_860, whole genome shotgun sequence genomic window carries:
- the LOC130348012 gene encoding histone H3: MARTKQTARKSTGGKAPRKQLATKAARKSAPATGGVKKPHRYRPGTVALREIRRYQKSTELLIRKLPFQRLVREIAQDFKTDLRFQSSAVMALQEASEAYLVGLFEDTNLCAIHAKRVTIMPKDIQLARRIRGERA, from the coding sequence ATGGCCAGGACCAAGCAGACCGCTCGTAAATCCACCGGAGGGAAAGCTCCCCGCAAGCAGCTGGCTACTAAGGCCGCCAGGAAGAGCGCTCCCGCCACTGGTGGGGTGAAGAAGCCTCACCGCTACCGTCCAGGTACAGTGGCTCTCCGTGAGATCCGCCGCTACCAGAAGTCCACCGAGCTGCTGATCCGGAAGCTCCCCTTCCAGCGCCTGGTGAGAGAGATCGCCCAGGACTTCAAGACCGATCTTCGCTTCCAGAGCTCGGCGGTCATGGCCCTGCAGGAGGCCAGCGAGGCTTACCTGGTGGGACTCTTTGAGGACACCAATCTGTGCGCCATCCACGCCAAGAGGGTCACCATCATGCCCAAAGACATCCAGCTGGCCCGCAGGATCCGTGGGGAGAGAGCTTAG
- the LOC130348004 gene encoding histone H2A type 1: MSGRGKQGGKVRAKAKTRSSRAGLQFPVGRVHRLLRKGNYAERVGAGAPVYLAAVLEYLTAEILELAGNAARDNKKTRIIPRHLQLAVRNDEELNKLLGGVTIAQGGVLPNIQAVLLPKKTESSKAAKSK, from the coding sequence ATGTCTGGAAGAGGAAAGCAAGGAGGGAAGGTTCGGGCCAAGGCAAAGACCCGCTCATCCCGGGCAGGACTCCAGTTCCCTGTCGGTCGTGTGCACAGGCTCCTCCGCAAAGGGAACTACGCCGAGAGGGTGGGCGCCGGTGCTCCGGTCTACTTGGCCGCTGTGCTGGAGTATTTAACCGCTGAGATCCTGGAATTGGCCGGTAATGCCGCCCGGGACAACAAGAAGACCCGCAtcatcccccgtcacctgcagctggccgtgcgcaatgacgaggagcTGAACAAGCTACTGGGTGGGGTGACCATCGCCCAGGGAGGTGTCCTGCCCAACATCCAGGCCGTGCTGCTGCCCAAGAAGACCGAGAGCAGCAAAGCGGCCAAGAGCAAGTGA
- the LOC130348006 gene encoding histone H2B 1.1-like: MSDPAKSAPAPKKGSKKAVTKTQKKDGKKRRKTRKESYAIYVYKVLKQVHPDTGISSKAMGIMNSFVNDIFERIAGEASRLAHYNKRSTITSREIQTAVRLLLPGELAKHAVSEGTKAVTKYTSAK; encoded by the coding sequence ATGTCTGATCCCGCCAAGTCTGCACCAGCGCCTAAGAAGGGCTCtaagaaagccgtgaccaagacTCAGAAGAAGGACGGCAAGAAGcggaggaagaccaggaaggaaagctatgccatctacgtgtacaaggtgctcaagcaggtccaccctgacaccggcatctcctccaaggccatgggcatcatgaactcctttgtcaacgatatcttcgagcgcatcgcaggggaagcctcccgcctggctcactacaacaagcgctccaccatcacctcccgggagatccagaccgccgtgcgcctgctgctgcctggagagctggccaagcacgccgtgtccgagggcaccaaggccgtcaccaagtacaccagcgccaagtaa
- the LOC130348002 gene encoding histone H1B-like — translation MAETAPAAAPPAEPAAKSKKQPKKSAAKKSHKPSGPSVSELLVKAVSASKERSGVSLAALKKALAAGGYDVDKNNSRLKLAIKGLVTKGTLLQVKGSGASGSFKINKNQLETKDKAAKKKPAAAAKKPAAAKKATKSPKKPKKAPSAAKSPKKAKKPAAAKSPKKAKKPAAAKSPKKPKAAPKKVTKSPAKKAAKPKAAKSPAKKVTKAKKSATKK, via the coding sequence ATGGCAGAAACCGCACCAGCCGCTGCTCCTCCCGCCGAACCGGCCGCAAAATCCAAGAAGCAGCCGAAGAAATCAGCCGCCAAGAAAAGCCACAAACCCTCCGGTCCCAGCGTGTCCGAGCTGCTCGTTAAAGCCGTGTCCGCCTCTAAGGAGCGCAGTGGGGTGTCTCTGGCCGCCCTGAAGAAGGCTCTGGCTGCCGGAGGATACGATGTAGACAAGAACAACAGCCGCCTGAAGCTGGCCATCAAGGGGCTGGTGACCAAGGGAACCCTGCTCCAGGTGAAAGGCAGCGGCGCCTCCGGATCCTTCAAGATCAACAAGAACCAGCTGGAGACTAAGGACAAGGCGGCCAAGAAGAAGCCGGCGGCTGCGGCCAAGAAGCCTGCAGCAGCTAAGAAAGCGACCAAATCCCCTAAGAAGCCAAAGAAGGCTCCGAGCGCGGCCAAGAGCCCGAAGAAAGCCAAGAAGCCTGCAGCGGCCAAGAGCCCGAAGAAAGCCAAGAAGCCTGCAGCGGCCAAGAGCCCCAAGAAGCCGAAGGCTGCTCCCAAGAAGGTGACCAAGAGCCCGGCTAAGAAGGCGGCCAAACCCAAAGCTGCCAAGAGCCCGGCTAAGAAGGTGACTAAAGCCAAGAAGAGCGCGACTAAGAAATAA